The Rhizobium sp. BT03 genome contains a region encoding:
- a CDS encoding Gfo/Idh/MocA family protein — translation MLRFAVVGIDHGHTFDHVKGLLAAGGEFVGYCPQTSVPALREMFEKTYPDAPQIDREKLFDDPSIDVICIAAIPRDRAGLAIRAMKAGKDVMTDKPGVTTFAQLEEVRRTVAETGKIFSICFSERHCVRSAVKAGKLVAEGAIGKVIQTLGVGPHRLQLPTRPDWFFDPEAFGGIIVDIASHQVDQFLFYTGSTSGEVIASSIGNFGMPDKPAFQDFGEVLLRSDRAAGYVRVDWFTPEALPTWGDGRLTILGTEGYIELRKYIDIAGRPGKDHLFLVNGKEMTHIDCSDEKLDYFDAFTADVGNRTQTAMTQDHVFEVCRLSLDAQAKAARIGAR, via the coding sequence ATGTTGAGATTTGCCGTCGTCGGAATCGACCATGGGCATACGTTCGATCACGTGAAGGGACTGCTGGCCGCAGGCGGCGAGTTCGTCGGCTATTGCCCGCAGACCTCGGTGCCGGCATTGCGTGAGATGTTCGAGAAGACCTATCCTGACGCGCCGCAGATCGACCGGGAAAAGCTGTTCGACGATCCGTCGATCGACGTCATCTGCATTGCCGCGATCCCGCGCGACCGCGCCGGGCTTGCCATCCGGGCGATGAAAGCGGGCAAGGACGTGATGACCGACAAGCCAGGTGTGACCACCTTTGCCCAGCTCGAAGAAGTCAGGCGCACCGTTGCCGAGACCGGCAAGATCTTTTCGATCTGCTTTTCCGAGCGCCACTGCGTGCGCTCCGCCGTCAAGGCCGGCAAGCTCGTCGCCGAAGGCGCGATCGGCAAGGTGATCCAGACGCTCGGCGTCGGCCCACACCGGCTGCAGCTGCCGACCCGGCCGGACTGGTTCTTCGATCCGGAAGCCTTCGGCGGCATCATCGTCGACATCGCCTCGCATCAGGTCGACCAGTTCCTGTTCTATACCGGCTCAACGTCGGGCGAGGTCATCGCCAGCTCGATCGGCAATTTCGGCATGCCCGACAAACCCGCCTTCCAGGATTTCGGCGAGGTGCTGCTGCGCTCCGACAGAGCGGCGGGTTATGTCCGCGTCGACTGGTTCACGCCGGAGGCGCTGCCGACCTGGGGTGACGGGCGCCTGACCATTCTCGGCACCGAGGGTTATATCGAGCTGCGCAAATATATCGATATCGCCGGCCGGCCGGGCAAGGATCACCTCTTCCTCGTCAACGGCAAGGAGATGACCCATATCGATTGCAGCGATGAAAAACTCGACTATTTCGATGCTTTCACCGCCGATGTCGGCAACC
- a CDS encoding fumarylacetoacetate hydrolase family protein encodes MSHPLLDAAASAGLFVGRVWSPEVAGPSVVTLREGLLVDITSREAPTLSALLERADTADFVRAADGKAIGSLEEIAANSTGAPDEARPHLLAPADLQAVKACGVTFAQSMIERVIEEKAAGNPERAASIRERVSTLIGGSLTNLKAGSPEAAKVKQALIDEGMWSQYLEVGIGPDAEVFTKAPVLSSVGWGADVGLHPISTWNNPEPEIVLAVNSRGEIKGVTLGNDVNLRDVEGRSALLLGKAKDNNASCSIGPFIRLFDAGYGLDDVRKAELDLKVTGEDGFVLHGKSSMSQISRDPTDLVKQTLGPHHQYPDGFMLFLGTLFAPTQDRDAPKQGFTHKIGDVVEISSAGLGALVNTVRLSTECPPWTFGISALMGNLAKRGLL; translated from the coding sequence ATGTCTCATCCCCTTCTCGATGCCGCTGCATCGGCAGGTCTTTTTGTCGGCCGTGTCTGGTCCCCGGAGGTTGCCGGGCCGAGCGTCGTGACGCTACGGGAGGGCCTGCTGGTCGACATCACCTCGCGCGAGGCGCCGACACTGAGCGCCTTGCTCGAGAGAGCGGATACCGCCGACTTCGTGCGAGCTGCAGATGGCAAGGCGATCGGCTCGCTGGAAGAGATCGCCGCCAACAGCACCGGAGCGCCGGATGAAGCTCGTCCCCATCTACTGGCACCCGCCGACCTTCAGGCGGTCAAGGCCTGCGGCGTGACCTTCGCCCAGTCGATGATCGAGCGCGTCATCGAGGAGAAGGCCGCCGGCAATCCGGAGCGCGCCGCCTCGATCCGCGAGCGCGTCAGCACGCTGATCGGCGGAAGTCTCACCAATCTGAAGGCCGGCTCGCCGGAGGCGGCCAAGGTCAAGCAGGCGCTGATCGACGAAGGCATGTGGTCGCAATATCTCGAAGTCGGCATCGGTCCCGATGCCGAGGTCTTCACCAAGGCGCCGGTGCTCTCCTCGGTCGGTTGGGGTGCGGATGTCGGCCTGCATCCGATCTCGACCTGGAACAATCCCGAGCCGGAAATCGTCCTCGCCGTCAACAGCCGCGGTGAAATCAAGGGCGTGACGCTCGGCAACGACGTCAACCTGCGCGACGTCGAGGGCCGCTCGGCGCTGCTGCTCGGCAAGGCCAAGGACAACAATGCCTCCTGCTCGATCGGTCCGTTCATCCGCCTGTTCGATGCCGGTTACGGCCTGGACGACGTGCGCAAGGCCGAACTCGACCTGAAGGTCACCGGCGAGGACGGATTCGTGCTGCACGGCAAGAGCTCGATGTCGCAGATCAGCCGCGACCCGACCGATCTCGTCAAACAGACGCTCGGCCCCCATCATCAGTATCCCGACGGGTTCATGCTCTTTCTCGGCACGCTGTTTGCGCCGACCCAGGATCGCGACGCGCCGAAGCAGGGTTTCACCCACAAGATCGGCGATGTCGTCGAGATTTCCTCGGCAGGCCTCGGCGCCCTCGTCAACACCGTACGGCTCTCCACCGAATGCCCGCCCTGGACCTTCGGCATTTCGGCGCTGATGGGCAATCTCGCAAAGCGCGGACTGCTGTAA
- the scpA gene encoding methylmalonyl-CoA mutase has protein sequence MTKKTLPDWTELAQKELRASPETLTWQTPEGIAVKPLYTAEDLEGADHLGSLPGFSPFTRGPRATMYAGRPWTIRQYAGFSTAEASNAFYRKNLAAGQKGLSVAFDLATHRGYDSDHPRVEGDVGKAGVAIDSVEDMKILFDGIPLADMSVSMTMNGAVIPILASFIVAGEEQGVSKADLSGTIQNDILKEFMVRNTYIYPPEPSMRIVADIIEYTAREMPKFNSISISGYHMQEAGATLVQELAFTLADGREYVRAALAKGLNVDDFAGRLSFFFAIGMNFFMEAAKLRAARLLWTRIMEEFEPKKASSLMLRTHCQTSGVSLQEQDPYNNIIRTAFEAMSAVLGGTQSLHTNSFDEAIALPTEFSARIARNTQLILQHETGVTKVVDPLAGSYYVESLTQELADKAWALIEEVEALGGMTKAVNEGLPKRLIEEAAARRQAAVDKGEEVIVGVNRYRLDNEQPIDILEIDNSAVRTAQIKRIEETKRRRDGSAVRETLSALAETARSGRGNLLEAAIEAARARATVGEISDAMRAAFGDHAATPEVIAGVYGEAYDNEPELAVLKERMAGVTDTMGRRPKIMVAKLGQDGHDRGAKVIASAFGDIGFDVLAGPLFQTPDEAVAMALGEKVNVVGVSSLAAGHRTLLPQLIDRLRAQGGDDIIVVCGGVIPRQDYEFLHEHGVAAVFGPGTNVLEAANSVLDLLEGRRRNQ, from the coding sequence ATGACGAAGAAGACATTGCCGGATTGGACGGAGCTTGCGCAAAAGGAATTGCGCGCCTCGCCCGAGACGCTGACCTGGCAGACGCCTGAGGGTATCGCCGTCAAGCCGCTCTACACGGCAGAGGATCTTGAGGGCGCCGATCACCTCGGCTCGCTTCCCGGTTTTTCACCTTTCACCCGCGGCCCGCGCGCGACGATGTATGCCGGCCGGCCCTGGACGATCCGCCAATATGCCGGTTTCTCGACGGCGGAAGCGTCGAACGCCTTCTACCGGAAGAATTTGGCTGCCGGCCAGAAGGGCCTGTCCGTCGCCTTCGATCTCGCCACCCACCGCGGTTATGACAGCGACCATCCACGCGTCGAAGGCGACGTCGGCAAGGCGGGTGTGGCGATCGACAGCGTCGAGGACATGAAGATCCTGTTCGACGGCATACCGCTTGCCGACATGTCGGTGTCGATGACCATGAACGGCGCCGTCATCCCGATCCTTGCCTCCTTCATCGTCGCCGGCGAAGAGCAGGGCGTTTCGAAGGCCGATCTGTCGGGCACCATCCAGAACGACATCCTCAAGGAGTTCATGGTCCGCAACACCTATATCTATCCGCCGGAACCCTCGATGCGGATCGTTGCCGATATCATCGAATATACGGCAAGAGAGATGCCGAAATTCAACTCGATCTCGATCTCCGGCTATCACATGCAGGAGGCCGGCGCGACGCTCGTCCAGGAACTCGCCTTCACGCTGGCCGACGGCCGCGAATATGTCAGGGCTGCGCTCGCCAAGGGCCTCAATGTCGACGACTTCGCCGGAAGGCTGTCCTTCTTTTTCGCGATCGGCATGAACTTCTTTATGGAGGCGGCAAAACTGCGCGCCGCACGGCTGCTCTGGACCCGGATCATGGAGGAGTTCGAGCCGAAGAAGGCATCCTCATTGATGCTGCGCACCCATTGCCAGACCTCCGGCGTCTCGCTGCAGGAGCAGGACCCCTACAACAACATCATCCGCACCGCCTTCGAGGCGATGTCGGCCGTGCTCGGCGGCACGCAATCGCTGCACACCAATTCCTTCGACGAGGCGATCGCGCTGCCAACGGAATTTTCCGCCCGCATCGCTCGCAACACCCAGCTCATCCTGCAGCATGAAACCGGTGTGACCAAGGTGGTCGATCCGCTCGCAGGTTCCTATTACGTCGAGAGCCTGACGCAGGAACTTGCCGACAAGGCCTGGGCGCTGATCGAGGAAGTCGAGGCGCTCGGCGGCATGACCAAGGCCGTCAACGAGGGCCTGCCGAAACGGCTGATCGAGGAGGCCGCCGCGCGCCGCCAGGCTGCCGTCGACAAGGGCGAGGAGGTCATCGTTGGCGTCAACCGCTACAGGCTCGACAACGAACAGCCGATCGACATTCTGGAGATCGACAACAGCGCGGTGCGCACCGCGCAGATCAAACGCATCGAGGAAACCAAGCGCCGCCGCGACGGCAGCGCCGTGCGCGAGACGCTGTCCGCCCTGGCCGAGACCGCACGCAGCGGCCGCGGCAACCTGCTCGAAGCCGCGATCGAAGCGGCGCGAGCCCGGGCCACCGTCGGCGAAATATCGGACGCCATGCGCGCTGCCTTCGGCGATCATGCGGCAACACCCGAGGTCATCGCGGGCGTCTACGGCGAGGCCTATGACAACGAGCCGGAACTCGCCGTCCTCAAGGAGCGCATGGCGGGGGTTACGGACACGATGGGGCGCCGACCGAAAATCATGGTCGCCAAGCTCGGCCAGGACGGGCACGACCGGGGCGCCAAGGTGATCGCTTCGGCCTTCGGCGATATCGGCTTCGACGTGCTTGCCGGCCCGCTGTTCCAGACGCCTGACGAGGCCGTCGCGATGGCGCTTGGCGAAAAGGTCAATGTCGTCGGCGTCTCGTCCTTAGCGGCAGGTCACAGAACGCTGCTGCCGCAGCTGATCGACAGGCTGAGAGCGCAGGGCGGCGACGATATCATCGTCGTCTGCGGCGGGGTCATCCCGCGGCAGGATTATGAGTTCCTGCACGAACACGGCGTTGCGGCCGTGTTCGGTCCGGGCACCAACGTCCTCGAGGCGGCAAACTCCGTCCTCGACCTGCTGGAGGGGAGGCGGCGGAATCAGTAG
- a CDS encoding LLM class flavin-dependent oxidoreductase, translating into MKTMQIYAFDMNCVGHINHGLWTHPRDQSTRYTDLGYWTEFARTAERGKLDGIFLADIVGVYDVYKGSPAPVIEAAAQIPVNDPLIPISAMAHVTKNLGFGVTVNTTYEPPFLLARRMSTLDHLTKGRIGWNIVTGYLDSAARSMGFARLPEHDARYDAAEEYLEILYKLWESSWDDDAVLRDKAGGIYADPSKVRVVSHDGKYYRMEGIHLCEPSPQRTPLLFQAGASARGQDFAARHAECVFIASPNPGAARPTVDALRAKTEAFGRGRAALKILSLITVVVGRTERQAQDRLEDYRRHTSVEASLAHYSASIGIDLAKYRLDDVIDQSSTNANQSALATITKQAAKPVTKREIVDQMVLGSRMKPMVGSPEQIADRLQAWIEEGDIDGFNLARTVAPESLRDFVDLVVPVLQERGVFKADYAQGPLRQKLFGGGTGRLPAAHPAARFRR; encoded by the coding sequence ATGAAGACAATGCAGATCTATGCCTTCGACATGAATTGTGTCGGGCATATCAACCACGGCCTGTGGACGCATCCGCGCGACCAATCGACGCGCTATACCGATCTCGGTTATTGGACGGAGTTCGCCAGGACCGCGGAGCGCGGTAAGCTGGATGGAATCTTCTTAGCCGATATCGTCGGCGTCTATGACGTCTACAAGGGCAGCCCAGCCCCGGTGATCGAGGCGGCGGCGCAGATCCCGGTCAATGACCCGCTGATCCCGATTTCGGCGATGGCCCATGTGACGAAAAACCTGGGTTTCGGCGTCACCGTCAACACCACCTACGAGCCGCCCTTCCTGCTGGCGCGGCGCATGTCGACGCTCGATCACCTGACCAAGGGGCGGATCGGCTGGAACATCGTCACCGGTTATCTCGACAGCGCCGCCCGCAGCATGGGCTTCGCCAGGCTGCCGGAGCATGATGCGCGCTACGACGCAGCCGAGGAATATCTCGAGATCCTCTACAAACTCTGGGAAAGCAGCTGGGACGACGATGCGGTTTTGCGGGACAAGGCGGGCGGCATCTATGCCGATCCCTCGAAAGTGCGGGTCGTCAGTCACGACGGCAAATATTACCGGATGGAGGGCATCCATCTCTGCGAGCCCTCGCCGCAGCGCACGCCCCTGCTCTTCCAGGCCGGCGCCTCGGCCCGCGGCCAGGATTTTGCCGCCCGCCACGCCGAATGTGTCTTCATCGCCAGCCCGAATCCTGGGGCGGCCCGGCCGACCGTCGATGCGCTCCGCGCGAAGACGGAGGCATTCGGCCGCGGCAGAGCCGCGTTGAAGATCCTGAGCCTGATCACCGTTGTGGTCGGGCGGACGGAGAGGCAAGCGCAGGACAGGCTGGAGGATTATCGCCGCCATACGAGCGTCGAGGCTTCACTTGCGCACTACTCCGCCTCTATCGGCATCGACCTGGCGAAATACCGGTTGGATGACGTCATCGACCAGAGCTCGACCAACGCCAATCAATCGGCGCTAGCCACAATCACCAAGCAGGCAGCAAAGCCGGTGACGAAGCGCGAGATCGTCGACCAGATGGTGCTCGGCAGCCGGATGAAGCCGATGGTGGGCTCGCCGGAGCAGATCGCCGATCGTCTGCAGGCGTGGATCGAGGAAGGTGATATCGATGGCTTCAACCTGGCGCGGACCGTAGCGCCGGAGAGCCTGCGCGATTTCGTCGATTTGGTGGTGCCGGTGCTGCAGGAGCGCGGCGTCTTCAAGGCGGACTATGCGCAAGGGCCGTTGCGGCAGAAGCTTTTCGGCGGCGGAACCGGCAGATTGCCCGCCGCTCATCCCGCCGCCAGGTTCCGCCGCTGA
- a CDS encoding methionine ABC transporter permease translates to MTPIMLELLLRSLWETVLMTVASGVISLVAGLPLGLALVATARGGIAENLWINRTLGAVINGFRSVPFIILLVALIPLTRLIVGTALGTWAAIVPLAIAATPYYARIAEVSLREVDRGLIDAVRAMGGNRWTIIREVLVPEALPGIVAGFTVTLVTLIGASAMAGAIGAGGLGDLAIRYGYQRFETSVMIAVVAVLIVLVCGIQWFGDRLVARLDRR, encoded by the coding sequence ATGACACCGATCATGCTTGAACTGCTTCTTCGCTCGCTGTGGGAGACGGTGCTGATGACCGTCGCCTCGGGCGTGATCTCGCTGGTCGCCGGCCTGCCGCTCGGCCTTGCCCTTGTCGCCACGGCACGCGGCGGCATCGCCGAAAATCTCTGGATCAACCGCACGCTCGGCGCCGTCATCAACGGCTTCCGGTCGGTGCCATTCATCATCCTGCTGGTGGCGCTGATCCCGCTGACGCGGCTGATCGTCGGCACGGCGCTCGGCACCTGGGCGGCCATCGTGCCGCTCGCCATCGCAGCGACGCCCTATTATGCCCGCATCGCCGAAGTGTCGCTGCGCGAAGTCGACCGCGGGCTGATCGACGCCGTGCGCGCCATGGGCGGCAACCGCTGGACGATCATCCGCGAGGTGCTAGTGCCCGAAGCGCTGCCCGGCATCGTCGCCGGTTTCACCGTCACGCTGGTGACGTTGATCGGCGCCTCGGCGATGGCTGGCGCGATCGGCGCCGGCGGCCTCGGCGATCTCGCCATCCGTTATGGCTATCAGCGGTTCGAAACCAGCGTGATGATCGCGGTCGTCGCCGTGCTCATCGTCCTCGTCTGCGGCATCCAGTGGTTTGGCGACCGGCTCGTCGCCAGGCTGGACCGGAGATAG
- a CDS encoding methionine ABC transporter ATP-binding protein produces MNSFVSTTAIAAQPQAAAAEEVVRLTDVKRRFGTTPALDGISLTVRRGEILGIIGRSGAGKSTLIRCLNGLERADSGEILIEGRDITTLAEQDLQPLRRRIGMIFQHFNLLSAKTVEENVALPLKIEGIARSERLKRAHELLDLVGLADKAKAYPASLSGGQKQRVGIARALAARPALLLSDEATSALDPETTRSILALLKDINRKLGLTILLITHEMEVVRGIADRVAVIDAGRIVEEGQVWSVFADPRETITRSLLGGIRPQLPDHIAGRLSATLGDEAILSVDLAGPQAQGALFAELSAALPHSFRLVHGGIDHIQNQPVARFFIAVAARDPALAGKVEQFLTARSARVEVLGYDTDHA; encoded by the coding sequence ATGAATTCCTTTGTTTCCACCACGGCGATCGCGGCACAGCCGCAAGCAGCCGCTGCCGAAGAGGTGGTGAGGCTGACCGATGTGAAGCGGCGGTTCGGAACCACACCCGCGCTCGACGGTATTTCGCTGACGGTGAGGAGAGGCGAGATCCTTGGCATCATCGGCCGCAGCGGCGCCGGCAAATCAACGCTGATCCGCTGCCTGAACGGCCTGGAGCGCGCCGACAGCGGCGAGATCCTCATCGAAGGCCGCGATATCACGACGCTTGCCGAGCAGGACTTGCAGCCGCTGCGCCGCCGCATCGGCATGATCTTCCAGCATTTCAACCTGTTGTCCGCCAAGACTGTCGAGGAGAATGTCGCGCTGCCGCTGAAGATCGAGGGTATCGCCAGGAGCGAACGCTTGAAACGGGCGCATGAACTGCTCGATCTCGTCGGCCTTGCCGACAAGGCGAAAGCCTATCCCGCATCGCTCTCCGGCGGCCAGAAGCAGCGCGTCGGCATCGCCCGGGCGCTTGCGGCGCGCCCGGCGCTGCTCTTGTCCGACGAGGCGACATCGGCGCTCGATCCTGAGACGACCCGGTCGATCCTGGCATTGCTCAAGGATATCAACCGTAAGCTTGGCCTGACCATTCTGCTGATCACCCACGAGATGGAAGTGGTGCGCGGCATTGCCGATCGTGTGGCGGTCATCGACGCCGGACGGATCGTCGAAGAGGGGCAGGTCTGGTCGGTCTTTGCCGATCCACGAGAGACCATCACCAGGAGCCTGCTCGGCGGCATCCGCCCCCAGCTTCCCGATCATATCGCCGGCCGGCTGTCGGCGACATTAGGCGACGAGGCGATCCTCAGCGTCGATCTCGCCGGGCCGCAAGCGCAGGGTGCCCTGTTTGCCGAACTCTCGGCAGCACTGCCGCATTCCTTCCGCCTCGTCCATGGCGGCATCGACCACATCCAGAACCAGCCGGTGGCGCGGTTCTTCATCGCCGTTGCCGCACGCGACCCCGCGCTTGCCGGAAAGGTCGAACAATTTCTGACGGCCCGGTCCGCCCGGGTGGAGGTACTTGGTTATGACACCGATCATGCTTGA
- a CDS encoding MetQ/NlpA family lipoprotein, which produces MTKNKNLHGFHLSRRAALAAVAVSAATLFAFAAPAPSFAEDKSIKVGIMAGEEEDIWRVVASEAAKKGLKIETIIFNDYTQPNEALERGELDANAFQHQPYLDNQIKQHGYHITRVGYTGVWPIGLYTKKYKSVAEIPEGAVIGVPNDPSNEGRALRVLQNEGLIKLKDGTGILATVADVTGNPKKIEIKELDAGIVGRSIDDLDAGVVNTDWALKSGLSPAERIAQEPIADNPYRNFIAVKDDNKDADWVKTLVSSYQNDTVKAEFDKVYKGTGLSAY; this is translated from the coding sequence ATGACCAAGAACAAAAATCTTCACGGCTTCCACCTTTCGCGCCGCGCGGCCCTTGCCGCTGTCGCCGTTTCCGCTGCCACACTCTTTGCCTTTGCAGCACCCGCTCCCTCCTTTGCCGAGGACAAGTCGATCAAGGTCGGCATCATGGCCGGCGAGGAGGAGGATATCTGGCGCGTGGTCGCCAGCGAGGCCGCCAAGAAGGGCCTCAAGATCGAAACGATCATCTTCAACGATTATACGCAGCCGAATGAAGCGCTGGAGCGCGGCGAACTCGACGCCAACGCCTTCCAGCATCAGCCCTATCTCGACAACCAGATCAAGCAGCACGGCTACCACATCACTCGGGTCGGCTATACCGGTGTCTGGCCGATCGGCCTCTACACCAAAAAGTACAAATCCGTCGCGGAGATTCCTGAGGGCGCCGTCATCGGCGTGCCGAACGATCCCTCGAACGAAGGCCGGGCGCTACGCGTTCTCCAGAACGAAGGCCTGATCAAACTGAAGGACGGCACCGGCATTCTGGCGACCGTCGCCGACGTCACCGGCAATCCGAAGAAGATCGAAATCAAGGAGCTCGACGCAGGCATCGTCGGCCGTTCGATCGACGATCTGGATGCCGGTGTCGTCAACACCGACTGGGCGTTGAAGAGCGGCCTTTCTCCGGCCGAGCGCATTGCGCAGGAGCCGATCGCCGACAATCCGTATCGCAACTTCATCGCCGTCAAGGACGACAACAAGGATGCGGATTGGGTCAAGACGCTCGTCTCTTCCTATCAGAACGACACCGTCAAGGCCGAGTTCGACAAGGTCTATAAGGGGACGGGTCTCAGCGCCTATTGA
- the msuE gene encoding FMN reductase — translation MSAYKLVGLAGSFNRPSKTFTLVENIAGLAGEKYGFENTLYDLTDVGPSLGQALRRSDLDSRAREVIDDIVNADLLVIGAPTYKGSYPGLFKHLIDLIDPHELRAKPIVITATGGGDRHALMVEHQLRPLFGFFMSHTLPTAVYASDRDFTDYRVSSEPLAKRIGEVIGELSAFFPTRTQTLIAAE, via the coding sequence ATGTCTGCTTACAAACTGGTCGGCCTGGCGGGTAGCTTCAACCGTCCCTCGAAGACCTTCACGCTGGTCGAAAACATTGCCGGCCTTGCCGGCGAGAAGTACGGCTTCGAAAACACCCTCTACGACCTCACCGATGTCGGCCCCTCGCTCGGCCAGGCGCTGCGCCGCAGCGATCTCGACAGCCGCGCCAGGGAAGTGATCGACGATATCGTCAATGCCGATCTGCTGGTCATCGGCGCGCCGACCTATAAGGGCAGCTATCCCGGCCTGTTCAAACATCTGATCGACCTGATCGACCCGCACGAGCTGCGCGCCAAGCCGATCGTCATCACCGCGACAGGCGGCGGCGACCGGCATGCGCTGATGGTCGAGCATCAGCTGCGCCCGCTCTTCGGCTTCTTCATGTCGCATACGCTGCCAACGGCCGTCTATGCGTCCGATCGCGACTTCACCGATTACCGTGTCTCATCCGAACCGCTTGCCAAGCGGATTGGAGAAGTCATCGGCGAGCTTTCGGCTTTCTTTCCCACCCGCACGCAAACCCTCATCGCTGCCGAGTAA
- a CDS encoding MFS transporter yields MATVAERAPRFEKTTMSILVAVSFCHMLNDIMQSLLASLYPLFKANYDLDFVQIGLLTMTFQVTASLLQPLVGIVTDRWPMPYSLPVGMASTFCGLILLGNAGSFALLLVAASLIGFGSAVFHPESSRVARLASGGRHGFAQSFFQVGGNAGQAIGPLLAAFIVLPLGQHSVSWFAAIAMVGMVVLSWVGNWYIGHRRQNASKPAVSRALPLPQNRVIWALLILVLLTATKNVYMASVSSYFTFYVIDKFALSVQQAQLMLFLFLGSVAVGTFLGGPIGDRFGARFVIWFSILGVIPFALLLPYANLFWTGVLSVVIGLIFASAFSAIVVFAQELVPGRVGLIAGVFFGFAFGAGGLGAALLGSFADTHGIDFVYRLCSYLPLLGLLTIFLPRIPKSKPA; encoded by the coding sequence ATGGCAACCGTTGCCGAACGCGCGCCCCGTTTCGAAAAAACAACGATGTCCATCCTGGTGGCGGTCAGCTTCTGCCACATGCTGAACGACATCATGCAGTCGCTGCTCGCCTCGCTCTATCCGCTGTTCAAAGCGAACTACGATCTCGATTTCGTCCAGATCGGCCTCCTCACCATGACGTTCCAGGTCACGGCGTCGCTGCTGCAGCCGCTGGTCGGCATCGTCACCGACCGCTGGCCGATGCCCTATTCGCTGCCGGTCGGCATGGCGAGCACCTTTTGCGGCCTCATCCTGCTCGGCAATGCCGGCAGCTTTGCGCTGCTGCTCGTCGCCGCCAGCCTGATCGGTTTCGGCTCGGCGGTCTTCCATCCGGAATCCTCACGCGTCGCCCGCCTCGCCTCCGGCGGCCGCCACGGTTTCGCGCAGTCGTTTTTCCAGGTCGGCGGCAATGCCGGCCAGGCGATCGGTCCGCTGCTCGCCGCCTTCATCGTGCTGCCGCTCGGCCAGCACAGCGTCTCCTGGTTTGCCGCCATCGCCATGGTCGGCATGGTCGTGCTGAGCTGGGTCGGCAACTGGTATATTGGCCATCGCCGCCAGAACGCCAGCAAACCGGCGGTGAGCCGGGCTCTGCCGCTGCCGCAGAACAGGGTCATCTGGGCGCTGCTGATCCTCGTGCTGCTGACGGCGACGAAGAATGTCTACATGGCCAGCGTGTCGAGCTACTTCACCTTCTATGTCATCGACAAGTTTGCGCTAAGCGTCCAGCAGGCTCAGCTGATGCTCTTCCTCTTCCTCGGCTCGGTCGCCGTCGGCACGTTCCTCGGCGGGCCGATCGGCGATCGCTTCGGCGCCCGTTTCGTCATCTGGTTCTCGATCCTCGGCGTCATTCCTTTCGCGCTGCTGCTGCCCTATGCAAACCTGTTCTGGACGGGCGTTCTCAGCGTCGTCATCGGCCTGATCTTCGCTTCGGCCTTTTCGGCGATCGTCGTCTTCGCACAGGAACTGGTGCCCGGCCGCGTCGGGCTGATCGCCGGCGTCTTCTTCGGTTTTGCGTTCGGGGCAGGGGGGCTGGGTGCAGCACTGCTCGGTAGTTTCGCCGACACCCACGGCATCGACTTCGTCTATCGCCTCTGTTCCTATCTGCCGCTTCTCGGCCTGCTGACGATCTTCCTGCCGCGCATCCCGAAGTCCAAACCAGCCTGA
- a CDS encoding helix-turn-helix domain-containing protein: MNVKTPNAIDGYVGARIRMRRQLLGMSQERLAEQIGVTFQQVQKYEKGINRIGASRLQRIADVLHTSPSFFFEQENSEPLTLQGLDLPANADPVAEFLRTKEGLVLNRAFLKIADRNIRETIIQLVKAMAQAESGGIALGVPAADITLPLGE, translated from the coding sequence ATGAATGTCAAGACACCGAATGCGATAGACGGCTATGTCGGAGCGCGCATAAGAATGCGCCGGCAGTTGCTCGGAATGAGCCAGGAACGGCTTGCCGAGCAAATCGGCGTGACCTTTCAGCAGGTTCAGAAATACGAGAAGGGCATCAACCGCATCGGCGCAAGCCGTCTGCAGCGGATAGCCGATGTGCTTCACACATCGCCGAGCTTCTTCTTCGAACAGGAAAATTCCGAGCCGTTGACGTTGCAGGGGCTGGATCTGCCCGCAAATGCCGACCCAGTCGCCGAATTCCTGCGAACGAAAGAGGGATTGGTGCTCAATCGCGCCTTTCTGAAGATCGCCGACCGGAACATCCGTGAAACCATCATCCAATTGGTGAAGGCGATGGCGCAGGCGGAAAGCGGCGGTATCGCATTGGGTGTTCCCGCCGCGGACATCACCCTTCCGCTCGGAGAATAG